One Bifidobacterium angulatum DSM 20098 = JCM 7096 DNA window includes the following coding sequences:
- a CDS encoding tyrosine recombinase XerC: MADCTFEKHIREFETYLGANRGLSGNTLKSYRTDVLDCLTYLESQGIEALDEITIDDLRGWMGQRSPSHARSSMARGVVAVRCFFSWGYEHGIIRTNPASALKTPKIADTLPTVLSEDQAERLMDREDETAAQSPDDPKALRDAAILELLYATGIRVAELVGLDIADVDFSNRTVKVTGKGNKQRVVPFGLPAAHAVEAWLKHGRPSVLESCSGMQRTDGDADDAMRALFLGMRGRRLDQRMARRVVHDAARRAGVPDVGPHALRHSAATHLLDGGADLREVQEMLGHSSLKTTQRYTHVSIEQLAARYRQAFPRA, from the coding sequence ATGGCCGATTGCACGTTCGAAAAGCATATCCGGGAATTCGAAACCTATTTGGGGGCGAACCGGGGGTTGAGCGGGAACACGTTGAAGTCCTACCGTACCGATGTGCTCGACTGCTTGACGTATCTGGAATCGCAGGGCATCGAAGCCCTCGACGAAATCACCATCGACGATTTGCGCGGTTGGATGGGCCAACGTTCCCCGTCCCACGCGCGCAGCAGCATGGCGCGAGGCGTGGTAGCGGTGCGATGCTTCTTCTCCTGGGGCTACGAGCATGGCATTATCCGCACGAATCCGGCTAGCGCGCTGAAGACGCCGAAGATCGCCGACACCCTGCCCACGGTGCTGTCCGAGGATCAGGCCGAGCGGCTTATGGACCGGGAGGACGAGACCGCGGCGCAAAGTCCCGACGACCCGAAGGCGTTGCGTGATGCGGCGATACTCGAGTTGCTTTATGCCACGGGCATTCGCGTCGCCGAGCTGGTGGGACTTGATATAGCCGATGTCGATTTCTCCAACCGTACCGTCAAGGTGACGGGCAAGGGTAATAAGCAGCGGGTGGTGCCGTTCGGCCTGCCGGCGGCGCATGCCGTGGAAGCATGGTTGAAGCATGGGCGGCCAAGCGTGCTGGAATCGTGTTCGGGCATGCAGCGTACGGATGGTGACGCTGATGACGCCATGCGGGCGCTGTTTCTCGGCATGCGCGGACGGAGACTGGATCAGCGCATGGCACGGCGCGTGGTGCATGACGCGGCGCGGAGGGCCGGTGTGCCGGATGTCGGCCCGCACGCTTTACGACACTCGGCTGCTACGCATCTGCTGGATGGGGGAGCGGATCTGCGTGAAGTGCAGGAGATGCTGGGGCATTCCTCGCTGAAGACGACACAGCGGTATACGCATGTGTCCATTGAACAGCTTGCCGCGCGGTATCGTCAGGCGTTTCCTCGCGCATAA
- a CDS encoding peptide ABC transporter substrate-binding protein, producing the protein MKNKALTVAAVVCAAAMMLSGCGSSSSSSDSNIITAYNSEPQKNLIPSNINETGGGKPADLLFARLVSFDAKGNPSNEIADSITPNGDATQYTIKLKDWKFANGQTVKAENFTKAWSYAANAKNAMICSSFFNTIAGYDDLQKTSGLKGTEQLSGLKVVDDKTFTVTLSQPDSVFPLKVGYTAFAPLPDSFFKSAQAAKDFGQNPKDGCTGPYVFDHWDHNKEIGMLKNASYTGNRKVQNDGVTFKVYTSDVAAYSDIQAGNLDVMESIPAAQTKTFEKDSKVQAYNKAGSTIQTFTIPASLEHFQTNTEEGQLRRQAISMAIDRSAITDKVLSGTGTPTLDFTSPMTPGYSKSLKGNEVLKYNKAKAKELWKKADAISKFTGKLTFSYNADGGHEPIYKAVVNSINNTLGSEVAATNPMPTFNEFRDAVTNRKMTGAFRTGWQPDYPSAENYLFQIFDSKAADGNGSNDGDYKNPEFDAMLDKAYATTDADAANKLYQQSEELLLKELPAFPLYNENARGVASKNVKSGFAMNWQNLPTYEKMTKK; encoded by the coding sequence ATGAAGAACAAGGCATTGACTGTCGCAGCTGTGGTGTGTGCCGCCGCGATGATGCTGAGTGGCTGCGGTTCCAGCAGCTCCAGCTCTGACAGCAATATCATCACTGCGTACAATTCCGAACCTCAGAAGAACCTGATCCCCAGCAACATCAACGAGACCGGCGGCGGCAAGCCGGCCGACCTGCTGTTCGCCCGTCTGGTGTCCTTCGATGCCAAGGGCAACCCGAGCAACGAGATCGCCGATTCCATCACTCCGAACGGCGACGCAACCCAGTACACCATCAAGCTGAAGGACTGGAAGTTCGCCAACGGCCAGACCGTGAAGGCGGAGAACTTCACCAAGGCATGGAGCTATGCCGCCAACGCCAAGAACGCCATGATCTGCTCCTCCTTCTTCAACACCATCGCCGGCTACGACGATCTGCAGAAGACCAGCGGCCTCAAGGGCACCGAGCAGCTTTCCGGCCTGAAGGTCGTCGACGACAAGACCTTCACCGTCACCCTGAGCCAGCCCGACTCCGTGTTCCCGCTGAAGGTGGGCTACACCGCGTTCGCCCCGCTGCCGGACTCCTTCTTCAAGTCCGCTCAGGCGGCCAAGGACTTCGGCCAGAACCCGAAGGACGGCTGCACCGGTCCGTACGTGTTCGATCACTGGGACCACAACAAGGAAATCGGCATGCTCAAGAACGCGAGCTACACCGGTAACCGCAAGGTCCAGAACGATGGCGTGACCTTCAAGGTCTACACCTCCGACGTCGCCGCCTACTCCGATATTCAGGCTGGCAACCTCGACGTGATGGAATCCATTCCGGCGGCCCAGACCAAGACCTTTGAGAAGGATTCCAAGGTGCAGGCCTACAACAAGGCCGGCTCCACGATCCAGACCTTCACCATCCCCGCCAGCCTCGAGCACTTCCAGACCAACACCGAGGAAGGCCAGCTGCGTCGCCAGGCCATCTCCATGGCCATCGACCGTTCCGCCATCACCGACAAGGTGCTTTCCGGCACCGGCACCCCGACCCTTGACTTCACCTCCCCGATGACCCCGGGCTACTCCAAGAGCCTGAAGGGCAACGAGGTGCTCAAGTACAACAAGGCCAAGGCCAAGGAACTGTGGAAGAAGGCCGACGCCATCTCCAAGTTCACCGGCAAGCTCACCTTCTCCTACAACGCCGATGGCGGCCATGAGCCGATCTACAAGGCCGTCGTCAACTCCATCAACAACACGCTGGGCTCCGAAGTGGCCGCCACCAACCCGATGCCGACCTTCAACGAGTTCCGTGACGCCGTCACCAACCGCAAGATGACCGGCGCCTTCCGCACCGGCTGGCAGCCGGATTACCCGTCCGCCGAGAACTACCTGTTCCAGATCTTCGATTCGAAGGCTGCGGACGGCAACGGCTCCAACGATGGCGATTACAAGAACCCCGAGTTCGACGCCATGCTCGACAAGGCCTACGCCACCACCGACGCCGATGCTGCCAACAAGCTGTACCAGCAGTCCGAGGAGCTTCTGCTCAAGGAGCTGCCGGCCTTCCCGCTCTACAATGAGAACGCCCGCGGTGTCGCTTCCAAGAACGTGAAGAGCGGTTTCGCCATGAACTGGCAGAACCTGCCGACCTACGAGAAGATGACCAAGAAGTGA
- a CDS encoding ABC transporter permease, whose amino-acid sequence MGKYLLRRVLQVIPVVLGTTLLVYALVFALPGDPVKAMFGDKPVNPAVAAQIRAEYNLDKPFIVQYFIFLKNALTLDFGKTFSGQLVIDEIGRAFPVTIKLAIMAFVFEAIFGVVFGVISGLKKGKWYDTVILIVSLLLISVPTFVTGFLGQYFLGVKWSILPVTAGNDPTFIDLLMPAMVLGSVSMAYIIRLTRSEISSNIAEDYVRTARAKGMSNRQVMLRHVLRNSLIPVVTYLGQDIAALMGGAMISETIFNIHGIGWLTYQSILKGEGNLVVSIVTLLMLIFVVCNLIVDLLYAALDPRIRYA is encoded by the coding sequence ATGGGCAAGTATCTTCTGCGCCGCGTGCTGCAGGTGATCCCCGTGGTTCTCGGCACGACGTTACTGGTATATGCCCTCGTCTTTGCCCTGCCCGGCGATCCCGTAAAGGCGATGTTCGGCGACAAACCCGTCAATCCGGCTGTTGCGGCTCAGATCCGAGCCGAATACAACCTGGACAAGCCGTTCATCGTCCAGTATTTCATCTTCCTGAAGAACGCACTGACGCTTGACTTCGGCAAGACCTTCTCCGGGCAGCTCGTCATCGACGAGATCGGACGCGCATTCCCCGTCACCATCAAGCTGGCGATCATGGCCTTCGTGTTCGAAGCGATCTTCGGCGTCGTCTTCGGCGTCATCTCCGGCCTGAAGAAGGGCAAGTGGTACGACACCGTCATCCTGATCGTCTCCCTGCTGCTCATCTCCGTGCCGACCTTCGTCACCGGCTTCCTTGGCCAGTACTTCCTTGGCGTCAAATGGAGCATTCTGCCGGTCACCGCAGGCAACGACCCGACCTTCATCGACCTGCTGATGCCGGCCATGGTGCTCGGATCGGTATCGATGGCATACATCATCCGTCTCACCCGTTCCGAGATTTCCTCGAATATCGCCGAGGACTACGTGCGCACCGCACGTGCCAAGGGCATGAGCAACAGGCAGGTCATGCTGCGCCACGTGCTGCGCAACTCCCTGATCCCGGTGGTCACCTACCTTGGCCAGGACATTGCGGCTCTTATGGGTGGCGCCATGATCTCCGAGACCATCTTCAACATCCACGGCATCGGCTGGCTGACCTACCAGAGCATCCTCAAGGGCGAAGGCAACCTCGTGGTGTCCATCGTGACGCTGCTCATGCTGATCTTCGTGGTCTGCAATCTTATCGTCGATCTGCTGTACGCGGCACTCGATCCGCGTATCCGCTACGCCTGA
- a CDS encoding ABC transporter permease produces MTDMTTLPGQERYVAPLDETPLQDVDKVDENAPASSMWADAWRTLRRNPMFIISGLLIVFIVIVALFPALFTKQNPNYCTLENSLAPASAGHPMGFDFQGCDVYTRVVYGTRTSLSVGLCATILVVLLGTIIGAIAGFFGGWIDSVLSRLTDIFLALPILLGAIVVLQMFKTNSSIWKIVLVMALFGWTSTARIARGAVMEAKNLEFNTASTALGSSPMRNLFRHILPNSLAPIIVIGTTSLATYIVLEATLSFLGVGLPSTTVSWGGDISQAQTSLMTNPMVLFYPSAALAITVLSFIMMGDAVKDALDPKSRTL; encoded by the coding sequence ATGACTGATATGACCACCCTTCCCGGTCAGGAGCGTTACGTCGCCCCTCTGGACGAGACCCCGTTGCAGGACGTCGACAAGGTTGACGAGAACGCACCGGCCAGCAGCATGTGGGCCGATGCATGGCGCACGCTGCGCAGGAACCCGATGTTCATCATCTCCGGCCTGCTCATCGTCTTCATCGTGATCGTGGCGCTGTTCCCCGCCCTGTTCACCAAGCAGAACCCGAACTACTGCACGTTGGAGAACTCCCTGGCCCCGGCTTCCGCCGGTCACCCCATGGGCTTCGACTTCCAGGGCTGCGACGTGTACACCCGTGTCGTCTATGGCACCCGCACCTCGCTGAGCGTCGGCCTGTGCGCCACCATCCTTGTGGTGCTTCTGGGCACGATCATCGGCGCCATCGCCGGCTTCTTCGGCGGCTGGATCGACTCCGTGCTGAGCCGTTTGACCGACATCTTCCTGGCACTGCCGATTCTGCTTGGCGCGATCGTCGTGCTGCAAATGTTCAAGACCAACAGCTCGATCTGGAAGATCGTGCTCGTTATGGCGTTGTTCGGCTGGACATCCACCGCACGCATCGCTCGTGGTGCCGTGATGGAAGCGAAGAACCTTGAGTTCAACACCGCATCCACCGCTTTGGGCTCATCGCCGATGCGCAATCTGTTCCGCCATATTCTGCCGAATTCGCTGGCTCCGATCATCGTGATCGGCACCACCTCGCTGGCCACCTACATCGTGCTCGAAGCCACGCTGAGCTTCCTTGGCGTCGGTCTGCCGAGCACCACCGTCAGCTGGGGCGGCGACATCTCCCAGGCGCAGACCAGCCTGATGACGAACCCGATGGTGCTGTTCTACCCGTCCGCGGCATTGGCCATCACCGTGCTGTCGTTCATCATGATGGGCGATGCGGTGAAGGATGCCCTTGACCCGAAGAGCCGTACGCTCTGA
- a CDS encoding dipeptide ABC transporter ATP-binding protein has protein sequence MENNESKLVAMQKEQGPLLEVKDLAIDFTTDRNRAVHAVRDVSFSVYPGQWVAIVGESGSGKSTSAMSVLGLLPGTGHVVGGSIKLDGQELVGLKQKDFDKLRGSKMGLVPQDPMSNLNPVWRIGTQVKEALAANNMDISHEKRSKLAKALAGDEVDVKNNDDETFISSAELPALLDAAKAAIAEAGITGEAAERSLAYFKEEWVPGSETRWRVADDLIKAGVKNDTAWDIAKKHVTGSTMDDRIAGLLSEAGLPDAATRARQYPHEFSGGMRQRALIAIGLACRPELLIADEPTSALDVTVQKKILDHLHMLTDSLGTAVLFITHDLGLAAERAQHIVVMYKGQVVESGPSLEVLQHPQHPYTKRLVAAAPSLASQRIISAKEHGENADALLEHHVVGEQKLETSETIITVDHLTKEFKLPRKKEMFKAVDDVSFSVKRGSTLAIVGESGSGKSTVANMVLKLLEPTSGTVTYEGKDISGFKGKELLDFRRHVQPVFQNPYGSLDPMYSIYRSIEEPLRIHGIGDKKSRVKRVRELLDMVELPESVMGRYPNELSGGQRQRIAIARAMALDPDVIVCDEAVSALDVLVQDQVLRLLNDLQAEKGLSYLFITHDLAVVRQIADEVVVMQKGKLVEHATTDEVFDHPKQQYTRDLLDAIPGGKLQLGLD, from the coding sequence ATGGAAAACAACGAATCCAAGCTCGTTGCCATGCAGAAGGAGCAGGGTCCTCTGCTTGAGGTGAAGGATCTTGCCATCGACTTCACCACCGACAGGAACCGTGCCGTCCATGCGGTACGCGACGTCTCCTTCTCCGTCTACCCGGGGCAGTGGGTCGCCATCGTAGGCGAATCCGGTTCCGGCAAATCCACTTCGGCCATGAGTGTGCTCGGACTGCTGCCCGGCACCGGCCATGTGGTCGGCGGCTCCATCAAGCTCGACGGGCAGGAACTCGTCGGTCTGAAGCAGAAGGATTTCGATAAGCTGCGCGGCTCCAAGATGGGTCTTGTGCCGCAGGACCCGATGAGCAACCTCAACCCGGTGTGGCGCATCGGCACCCAGGTGAAGGAGGCACTGGCCGCCAACAACATGGACATCTCCCACGAGAAGCGTTCCAAGTTGGCCAAGGCCCTTGCCGGTGACGAGGTCGATGTCAAGAACAACGACGACGAGACCTTCATCTCGTCCGCCGAACTGCCGGCGCTGCTCGATGCGGCCAAGGCCGCGATCGCCGAGGCAGGCATCACCGGCGAGGCCGCGGAACGCTCCCTCGCGTATTTCAAGGAGGAGTGGGTCCCCGGTTCCGAAACGCGTTGGCGTGTGGCCGACGATCTGATCAAGGCCGGTGTGAAGAACGACACCGCATGGGATATCGCCAAGAAGCATGTCACCGGGTCGACCATGGACGACCGTATCGCCGGTCTGCTGTCCGAAGCCGGTCTGCCCGATGCCGCGACTCGTGCCCGTCAGTACCCGCACGAGTTCTCCGGCGGCATGCGCCAGCGTGCGCTGATCGCCATCGGTCTGGCCTGCCGACCGGAGCTGCTTATCGCCGACGAACCGACCTCCGCACTCGACGTGACCGTGCAGAAGAAGATTCTCGACCACCTGCACATGCTCACCGATTCGCTCGGCACCGCCGTGCTGTTCATCACCCACGATCTGGGATTGGCCGCCGAGCGCGCCCAGCATATCGTGGTCATGTACAAGGGCCAGGTCGTCGAATCCGGTCCGTCGCTGGAAGTACTGCAGCATCCGCAGCACCCGTACACCAAGCGTCTGGTCGCAGCCGCCCCCTCGCTGGCATCCCAGCGCATCATCTCCGCCAAGGAGCACGGCGAGAACGCCGACGCACTGCTTGAGCATCACGTGGTGGGCGAGCAGAAGCTCGAAACGAGCGAGACGATCATCACCGTCGACCATCTGACCAAGGAATTCAAGCTTCCGCGCAAGAAGGAGATGTTCAAGGCCGTCGACGATGTGTCCTTCTCCGTCAAACGCGGCAGCACGCTGGCCATCGTGGGCGAATCCGGCTCCGGCAAATCCACCGTGGCCAATATGGTGCTCAAACTGCTCGAACCGACGTCCGGCACGGTCACCTATGAAGGCAAGGACATCTCCGGGTTCAAGGGCAAGGAACTGCTTGACTTCCGTCGCCACGTGCAGCCGGTGTTCCAGAACCCCTACGGTTCGCTCGACCCCATGTATTCGATCTATCGTTCCATCGAGGAACCGCTGCGCATCCACGGCATCGGCGACAAGAAGAGCCGTGTCAAGCGCGTGCGCGAACTGCTCGACATGGTGGAACTGCCGGAATCCGTGATGGGGCGTTACCCGAACGAGCTATCCGGCGGCCAACGTCAGCGCATCGCCATCGCACGTGCCATGGCGCTCGACCCCGACGTGATCGTCTGCGACGAGGCTGTGTCCGCTTTGGACGTGCTGGTGCAGGACCAGGTGCTGCGTCTGCTCAACGACCTGCAGGCTGAAAAGGGGCTGAGCTACCTGTTCATCACCCACGATCTGGCCGTGGTCCGTCAGATCGCCGACGAAGTGGTTGTGATGCAGAAGGGCAAGCTGGTCGAGCATGCCACCACCGACGAGGTGTTCGACCACCCGAAGCAGCAGTACACGCGTGATCTGCTCGACGCCATCCCCGGCGGCAAGCTCCAGCTCGGTCTGGACTGA
- a CDS encoding exodeoxyribonuclease III, which yields MSITITTSNVNGIRAAKRKGIETWAAQHTPNVWCMQEVRAPQSEIDPIFDEFAFEYTTAGAIDSQDRLDRTNEVCRVKGRAGVALLADLDVTARRYGLPGLTQDVDSGRWIENDITTPAGNLLTVVCVYVHAGNTDDPVKMEQKYRFLDTMLNRMGELRDEAADGGRQALLCGDFNIAHTSADIKNAKANEKHAGFLPEERAYVDRWLGEYGFVDVTRRLAGDIQGPYTWWSQRGRAFDNNVGWRLDYQFATPALAETAVSFDIDKAPSYDTRWSDHAPLTITYEF from the coding sequence ATGAGCATCACTATCACCACCTCGAATGTCAACGGTATCCGCGCGGCCAAGCGCAAAGGCATCGAAACCTGGGCAGCACAGCATACGCCGAATGTGTGGTGCATGCAGGAAGTGCGTGCACCACAATCCGAAATCGACCCCATCTTCGACGAATTCGCCTTCGAATACACCACAGCGGGAGCCATCGACAGTCAGGATCGTCTGGACCGCACCAACGAGGTATGCCGGGTGAAGGGACGCGCCGGCGTCGCACTGCTCGCCGATCTGGACGTGACCGCCAGACGTTACGGCCTGCCGGGATTGACACAGGATGTGGATTCCGGGCGTTGGATTGAAAACGACATCACCACTCCGGCGGGCAACCTGCTCACCGTGGTGTGCGTGTACGTGCATGCGGGCAATACCGATGACCCGGTGAAGATGGAGCAGAAATACCGCTTCCTCGACACCATGCTGAACCGGATGGGCGAGCTGCGCGACGAAGCCGCCGATGGCGGACGACAGGCCCTACTGTGCGGCGATTTCAACATCGCACACACGTCGGCCGACATCAAGAACGCCAAAGCCAACGAGAAGCATGCCGGCTTCCTGCCCGAGGAGCGTGCCTACGTGGACCGTTGGCTGGGGGAGTACGGCTTCGTGGATGTGACGCGCCGTCTCGCCGGCGACATCCAAGGCCCGTACACCTGGTGGAGCCAGCGTGGCCGAGCCTTCGACAACAACGTCGGCTGGAGGCTCGACTATCAGTTCGCCACTCCGGCATTGGCCGAAACCGCCGTTTCGTTCGACATCGACAAGGCACCCAGCTACGACACCCGATGGTCCGACCATGCGCCGTTGACCATCACCTACGAGTTCTGA
- a CDS encoding DUF3710 domain-containing protein, whose amino-acid sequence MGLFGFGKKKNKADKAEAKVEDEDVKAAKAANAAAKADSELAQHTAAAALPEAASDYEGRGDERGPWDVNDENVPDYDEYLDLGAYYLPFLQHIELRIKASRATRAVLGSTTTYYNSSLEVEAYAAPKTMGLWEDWREDFLAANPKAKAVDGVFGTEILLPVEVSGGKTVLTRIVGVDGPRWMLRGIFSGTAASDPDNEETKKLNEFFSNIVVERGEEPLAPRDPIPMHQPVTPGERKAAAAASGETEQGEGKEHLKDIPNRPDGPLSQDQQTEVKTTLSRGPMFSEVR is encoded by the coding sequence ATGGGACTATTCGGATTCGGCAAGAAGAAGAACAAGGCCGATAAGGCCGAGGCCAAGGTGGAGGACGAAGACGTCAAAGCCGCCAAGGCGGCGAACGCGGCGGCCAAAGCCGACAGCGAGCTTGCCCAGCATACCGCCGCCGCAGCGCTGCCCGAAGCCGCCAGCGACTACGAAGGCCGCGGCGACGAGCGCGGGCCGTGGGACGTGAACGACGAGAACGTTCCCGACTACGACGAATATCTTGATCTGGGCGCATACTATCTGCCGTTCCTGCAGCATATCGAGCTGCGCATCAAGGCGTCCCGCGCCACCCGTGCCGTGCTCGGATCCACCACCACCTACTACAACTCCAGCCTTGAGGTGGAGGCCTATGCCGCGCCCAAGACCATGGGACTGTGGGAGGACTGGCGTGAGGACTTCCTCGCCGCCAATCCGAAGGCCAAGGCCGTGGATGGCGTGTTCGGCACCGAGATCCTTCTGCCGGTCGAGGTGTCCGGCGGCAAGACGGTGCTCACCCGCATCGTCGGCGTGGACGGGCCACGCTGGATGCTGCGCGGCATCTTCTCCGGCACCGCGGCAAGCGACCCGGATAACGAAGAAACCAAGAAGCTCAACGAATTCTTCTCCAACATCGTGGTCGAACGTGGCGAGGAGCCGCTTGCCCCACGAGACCCGATCCCCATGCATCAGCCGGTTACGCCAGGCGAGCGCAAGGCCGCTGCCGCCGCATCCGGTGAAACGGAACAGGGCGAAGGCAAGGAGCATCTCAAAGACATCCCGAACCGTCCTGACGGCCCGCTGTCCCAGGATCAGCAGACGGAAGTCAAGACCACGCTGTCGCGCGGTCCGATGTTCTCCGAAGTCCGCTGA
- a CDS encoding DUF3159 domain-containing protein — protein MAERRPSSSGTGLKALATAGEGDDFSVIAAIGGVRGVVESMLPGVVFVVLFVVTQNLDLTIGVSAALALAQVVLRLLQRQSVMGALSGLVAVGICLIWAWKSHEARDYYMFGFLTNAIYATVLGVSLIAKVPALGVVIEFIRQLPTEHFKAWFEDWTGDKALKKAYTVITWLWMALFLLRLAVQVPLYLTNNVAALGVARLLMGIPFWALAIWVSYLIIATPMHRHRIAKAHAGQAENGDSTIDTVTTVKDE, from the coding sequence ATGGCAGAACGCAGACCCTCCAGCAGCGGCACCGGTCTCAAAGCGCTCGCCACCGCCGGTGAAGGCGACGACTTCTCCGTCATTGCAGCCATCGGCGGCGTACGCGGCGTGGTGGAATCCATGCTTCCCGGTGTCGTGTTCGTAGTACTGTTCGTCGTCACCCAGAACCTCGATCTCACCATTGGTGTCTCCGCGGCCCTGGCCCTGGCTCAAGTGGTTCTTCGGCTGCTGCAACGCCAGTCCGTGATGGGTGCCTTGAGCGGTCTGGTAGCCGTGGGCATCTGCCTGATCTGGGCGTGGAAATCCCACGAGGCCCGCGACTACTACATGTTCGGCTTCCTTACCAATGCAATATATGCTACCGTGCTGGGCGTATCGTTGATCGCCAAGGTTCCCGCCTTGGGCGTGGTCATCGAATTCATCCGTCAACTGCCGACCGAACATTTCAAGGCATGGTTCGAGGACTGGACCGGCGACAAGGCGTTGAAAAAGGCCTACACCGTCATCACCTGGCTATGGATGGCGCTGTTCCTGCTGCGTCTTGCCGTTCAGGTTCCGTTGTACCTGACCAACAATGTGGCGGCGCTGGGCGTGGCCCGGCTGCTTATGGGCATTCCGTTCTGGGCGCTCGCCATCTGGGTGAGCTATCTCATCATCGCCACGCCGATGCACAGGCATAGGATCGCCAAGGCGCACGCCGGACAGGCGGAAAACGGCGATTCGACCATCGACACAGTAACGACAGTAAAGGACGAATAA
- a CDS encoding class I SAM-dependent RNA methyltransferase, which produces MQAEVRIERYADQGRCVAHIDGRVVFVRFALPGELVRIELDEPHDRDERFWTGEVVEVVQASDDRMEPAWALAGPLAMGGGVGGADLVHVSLPGQLTWKAVTISEQMKRLGHVDVTVPISRADGDEELGGLHWRTRIEMIADDNGKPSMRRRGTHVRVPLTTMPLATNALLDVAAANGIWDGGFEPGSQIRLSVPEPRQAVGESDHSDIGSNYAVLVDGELQAGTRQLTERVTVAGREFSYMVDANGFWQVHRQAPIALANHVIDLVRGEMDGAVSAVLWDLYSGSGLFTLPLATMIAERTRMFSVEGGDAAVKSQQRNLRALGLNDVDVRCGDVSRTLAHVPAHLAHPDVVVLDPPRAGAHAKVCRQIAEAGARSIVYIACDCTSLARDTATITGLGYELADIHAYDIYPMTHHVETVALFRRA; this is translated from the coding sequence ATGCAGGCTGAGGTTCGTATCGAACGATATGCCGATCAGGGCCGTTGCGTGGCTCATATCGATGGGCGCGTGGTATTCGTGCGCTTCGCGTTGCCGGGCGAGCTGGTGCGTATCGAGCTTGATGAGCCGCATGATCGTGACGAGCGTTTCTGGACGGGCGAAGTGGTCGAGGTCGTGCAGGCCAGCGACGATCGCATGGAACCCGCGTGGGCTCTTGCCGGGCCCCTGGCTATGGGCGGGGGCGTAGGCGGCGCCGACCTGGTGCATGTCTCCCTGCCGGGGCAGCTTACCTGGAAAGCGGTGACGATCAGCGAGCAGATGAAACGTCTTGGTCACGTGGACGTGACCGTGCCTATCAGCCGTGCCGACGGCGATGAGGAGCTAGGCGGATTGCATTGGCGTACCCGCATCGAAATGATTGCGGACGACAACGGCAAACCGTCCATGCGTCGGCGTGGAACGCATGTGCGTGTGCCGTTGACCACCATGCCGTTGGCTACGAACGCATTGCTTGATGTGGCGGCGGCGAATGGAATCTGGGATGGCGGGTTCGAACCGGGGTCGCAGATTCGCCTGTCCGTTCCCGAGCCGCGTCAGGCTGTGGGGGAGAGCGATCATAGCGATATCGGCAGCAACTATGCGGTGCTGGTGGACGGCGAGTTGCAGGCCGGAACCCGCCAGCTTACGGAACGGGTTACGGTGGCCGGGCGCGAATTCTCCTACATGGTGGATGCCAATGGTTTCTGGCAGGTGCACCGTCAGGCGCCGATCGCCTTGGCCAATCATGTCATCGATCTGGTGCGTGGTGAAATGGATGGTGCCGTTTCGGCCGTGCTGTGGGATCTGTATTCCGGTTCCGGCCTGTTCACGCTTCCGCTGGCGACCATGATCGCCGAACGCACGCGTATGTTCAGCGTCGAAGGCGGTGATGCGGCGGTGAAGAGCCAGCAGCGCAATCTGCGTGCTTTGGGCTTGAACGATGTGGACGTGCGTTGCGGTGATGTGTCGCGTACGCTCGCCCATGTTCCCGCCCATCTGGCTCATCCGGATGTCGTGGTGCTCGATCCGCCTCGCGCCGGGGCGCATGCCAAGGTCTGCCGGCAGATCGCCGAGGCCGGTGCGCGTTCGATCGTCTATATCGCATGCGATTGCACCAGTCTTGCCCGCGATACCGCCACGATTACCGGGCTTGGATATGAGCTGGCGGACATCCACGCCTACGACATCTACCCGATGACCCATCATGTCGAGACGGTGGCGTTGTTCCGCCGCGCCTGA